A window of Proteus columbae contains these coding sequences:
- a CDS encoding VanW family protein, with product MRRTLSSYHPILYTLRVAQRRLFRSLSWRFSGRKYSRDVQPEHRLSHRYLKHTSKLISRRGESDIQLQYNKITNLKLVEKALDGIVIKSGEYFSFCYLIGKPSYKRGFIDGMQLSYGEARKGVGGGICQASNLIHWLALHSELKVIEKANHSFDPFPDEGRVLPFGSGAAIFYNYVDLVLYNPTPYDYQIRLHVAEHQLEGELLCSEAREYRYHIYEKSSSFIKKGEHVYRCNEIWRDIYTKSNVGAFPQLIASELLYENSVVVKYDISDEQLS from the coding sequence ATGCGTAGAACACTCTCGTCTTATCACCCTATTCTTTATACTTTGAGAGTGGCACAACGTCGTTTATTTCGCTCTCTTAGTTGGCGATTTTCAGGTCGAAAATACAGCAGAGACGTTCAACCAGAACATCGGCTTTCACATCGTTATCTAAAACACACATCTAAATTAATTAGTCGCCGTGGCGAAAGTGATATCCAATTACAATACAATAAGATAACGAATCTTAAATTAGTTGAAAAAGCATTAGATGGTATCGTGATAAAATCGGGAGAGTATTTCTCTTTTTGCTATTTAATTGGTAAACCTAGTTATAAAAGAGGTTTTATTGATGGCATGCAACTCTCCTATGGTGAAGCAAGAAAAGGTGTAGGCGGTGGAATTTGTCAAGCCAGTAATTTAATACATTGGTTAGCACTACATTCTGAATTAAAAGTGATTGAAAAAGCCAATCACAGTTTTGATCCCTTTCCTGATGAAGGAAGAGTCCTTCCTTTTGGCTCAGGAGCCGCTATTTTTTATAACTATGTAGATTTAGTCTTATATAATCCAACGCCTTATGATTATCAAATTAGATTACATGTCGCTGAACATCAGTTAGAAGGCGAACTCCTTTGTAGCGAAGCAAGGGAATATCGTTATCATATTTATGAGAAATCTTCTTCTTTTATCAAAAAGGGAGAGCATGTGTATCGTTGTAATGAAATTTGGCGAGATATTTACACTAAAAGCAATGTGGGCGCTTTTCCTCAATTAATTGCATCAGAATTGCTTTATGAAAATAGTGTAGTTGTGAAATATGATATTTCAGATGAACAACTAAGTTAA
- a CDS encoding YebB family permuted papain-like enzyme, producing MKIDYPQKLEVGDIVFTCIGTSLFRQISSASLCWSNHVGIIIGHNGEDYLVAESRVPLSTTTTLTRFINRSAGKRYAIRRLSTQLSDEQKKALVAQVPERLNKLYHTGFKYDSSRQFCSKFVFDIYKSALSIRVGEIETFQELLRKNPNAKLQFWKLWFIGQIPWERTTVTPASLWQHPHLSLVYQSHENIN from the coding sequence ATAAAAATTGATTATCCACAAAAATTAGAAGTTGGTGATATCGTATTTACGTGTATTGGTACCTCTTTATTTCGTCAAATTTCTTCTGCTTCTTTATGCTGGAGTAATCATGTTGGCATTATTATTGGTCATAATGGTGAAGATTATTTAGTTGCCGAAAGTCGAGTTCCACTCTCAACAACAACCACATTAACCCGCTTTATTAACCGCTCTGCGGGTAAGCGTTATGCAATACGCCGTCTATCAACACAGCTCTCTGATGAGCAAAAAAAGGCACTTGTAGCGCAAGTTCCTGAAAGATTAAATAAGCTTTACCACACGGGTTTTAAATACGACTCTTCCCGTCAGTTTTGCTCTAAGTTTGTTTTTGATATTTATAAATCAGCACTCTCTATTCGTGTTGGGGAAATAGAAACATTCCAAGAATTATTAAGAAAAAATCCTAATGCCAAATTACAATTTTGGAAATTATGGTTTATTGGGCAAATACCGTGGGAAAGAACCACTGTCACGCCTGCAAGTTTATGGCAACATCCACATCTCTCTTTAGTTTATCAAAGTCATGAAAATATTAATTAA
- a CDS encoding Dyp-type peroxidase, whose translation MKYQDVTKSPCENAYFLVFNLTHSSENRDTLIDFCNNFSGLIRSMRTRFPELETSCVMGFGANAWTTLFPNQPKPKELNTFKEIKGDTYTAVSTPGDLFFHIRALKVSACYELASIISQKLKNIVTPVDEVHGFRYFDGRSIIGFVDGTENPEYEDERASYAVIGDEDPEFKGGSYAFVQKYIHDMEAWEKQPLIEQEKVIGRHKFNDVELTDEEKEPGSHNVVTNIQDENGEDLKIVRANMPFSNPSRNEYGTYFIGYARYFSTTNRMLENMFAGTPEGHTDKLLKFSTPVTGTLFFVPSPEFLDDLA comes from the coding sequence ATGAAATACCAAGATGTTACGAAATCACCCTGTGAGAATGCTTATTTTTTAGTTTTTAACCTCACCCACTCATCTGAAAACCGCGATACTCTGATCGATTTTTGTAATAATTTTTCTGGTTTGATACGTAGTATGAGGACACGTTTTCCTGAATTGGAAACAAGTTGTGTAATGGGATTCGGTGCAAATGCGTGGACTACATTATTTCCCAATCAGCCAAAACCCAAAGAGCTAAATACCTTTAAAGAAATTAAAGGTGACACTTATACTGCGGTTTCTACTCCAGGCGATCTCTTTTTCCATATTCGAGCCCTCAAAGTTTCAGCCTGTTACGAATTAGCGTCTATCATCAGCCAAAAGCTAAAGAATATTGTTACGCCTGTTGATGAAGTTCATGGATTTAGATATTTTGACGGCCGTTCTATTATTGGTTTTGTCGATGGAACTGAAAACCCAGAGTATGAAGATGAGCGTGCTTCTTATGCCGTTATTGGCGATGAAGATCCTGAATTTAAAGGTGGCAGTTACGCCTTTGTACAAAAATATATTCACGATATGGAAGCATGGGAAAAACAGCCTCTTATCGAACAAGAAAAAGTCATTGGTAGACACAAATTCAATGATGTGGAGTTAACCGATGAAGAAAAAGAGCCCGGTTCACATAATGTTGTAACCAATATTCAAGATGAGAACGGCGAAGATTTAAAAATTGTCAGAGCCAATATGCCTTTTTCCAATCCATCCAGAAATGAATATGGTACTTACTTTATTGGTTATGCGCGTTATTTTTCAACAACTAACCGTATGTTAGAAAATATGTTTGCAGGCACACCTGAAGGCCATACCGATAAATTACTTAAATTCAGTACCCCTGTAACAGGTACATTATTCTTTGTTCCATCACCTGAATTTCTAGATGATCTAGCGTAA